A single region of the Grus americana isolate bGruAme1 chromosome 3, bGruAme1.mat, whole genome shotgun sequence genome encodes:
- the LOC129204769 gene encoding glutathione S-transferase 3 translates to MAGKPKLYYFDGRGKMESIRWLLAAAGVEFEEEFLETREQYEKLLQGGSLLFQQVPMVEMDGMKMVQTRAILSYIAAKYNLYGKDLKERALIDMYVGGTDDLMGFILMFPFLSAEDKEKQRAVIVQKATSRYFPAYEKVLKDHGQDFLVGNSFSWADVHLLEAILMVEEKKSDVLSGFPQLQAFKARISSIPTIKKFLKPGSQRKPVPDDKYAETVRRVLRMYYDVKAN, encoded by the exons ATGGCCGGAAAACCAAAACTTTACTACTTTGATGGAAGAGGCAAGATGGAGTCAATTCGCTGGTTGTTAGCCGCAGCTGGGGTCGAG TTTGAAGAAGAGTTTTTGGAAACCCGagagcagtatgagaagctCCTGCAAG GTGGATCCCTGCTGTTTCAGCAAGTGCCCATGGTGGAGATGGATGGGATGAAGATGGTGCAGACCAGAGCCATCCTCAGCTACATAGCGGCAAAGTACAACCTCTATGGGAAGGACCTGAAGGAGAGAGCCCT GATTGATATGTATGTTGGAGGAACTGATGACCTTATGGGTTTCATTTTGATGTTCCCGTTCTTATCAGCTGAGGATAAAGAGAAGCAACGAGCTGTTATAGTTCAAAAGGCAACAAGCAGGTATTTCCCAGCATATGAAAAG GTTTTGAAAGACCATGGGCAGGATTTTCTTGTTGGCAACAGTTTTAGCTGGGCAGATGTTCATCTTCTAGAAGCCATTTTAATGGTAGAAGAGAAGAAGTCAGACGTGCTCTCAGGCTTTCCTCAGTTACAG GCATTTAAAGCAAGGATAAGCAGCATCCCCACAATCAAGAAATTTCTAAAGCCAGGAAGCCAGAGAAAACCTGTTCCTGATGATAAATACGCGGAGACTGTGAGAAGAGTTCTCCGCATGTATTATGACGTAAAAGCGAATTAG